Below is a window of Frigoribacterium sp. SL97 DNA.
CCGTGCGGTCTCCGAGAGGGTGCGGTCCCTCGAGGCCTCGGCCGACGCGATCTCGGCCGGCATGTCTCCCGACTTCGCCGAGGCCGTCGCCGAGGGCGCGACACACCTACGGATCGGCACGGCAATCACGGGTTCTCGGCCCGATGCTCGTTAATGTCGGTCCTGACGATCCACTGACTCGGAGGAACACCATGGCCAACCCGCTGCGCAAGACGATGGTCTATCTGGGCCTCGCCGACGAAGAGCTCGAGTACGACGAGCAGCCTCACGAACGAGCGCAGCCCCAGCAGTCGCCGCGACCGCAGGCGGCCGCCCAGGCTCCGGCTCCCGTCGCCCCGGTCCACTCGGCTCCCGCTGCCGCCCCCGCGCCCACCCGCGCCCCCGTGACGCCGCTGCGTCGCTCCTCGACCCCGAAGAACACGGTGCCCCACGACATGAACGAGATCCTGACCGTCCACCCCCGCGAGTACAAGGACGCCCAGGCGATCGCCGAGAGCTTCCGTGACGGCATCCCGGTGATCATCAACCTGTCACAGATGACCGAGGCGGACGCCCGTCGTCTGGTCGACTTCGCCAGCGGTCTCTCGCAGGGGTTGTACGGCAAGATCGAGCGCGTGACCAACAAGGTCTTCCTGTTGTCGCCGGCGCACATCGCGGTGAGCGGTGATCAGGCTGAGGTAGAATCCGACATCGAAGCGTCGTTCTTCGCCCAGTCGTGACGAGCCCGTCGTCGCGGCTTCTCTGCGTCGACGTGACGACCTGCCCGTCCGCGAGTCTCCTCGCGCCGACTCGTGTGAGCTGATGACCCCCCGATGATCACTTACCTGATCGCCACGATCGCGTACTACGCGTTGCTGATCTTCTTCCTGCTCATGTGGGCCCGCTTCGTGCTCGACCTCGCGCAGTCGTTCAGCCGCGGGTGGCGCCCCAAGGGGCCGGTGCTCGTCATCGCCGAAGTGGCCTACACGGTGACCGACCCGCCCATCCGCCGCGTGCGGAAGATCCTGCCCCCCGTGCGCCTCGGATCGGTCGCGCTCGACTTCGGCTGGAGCATCATCATGCTGGCCGTCATCATCCTGATGAGCGTCGCCTCCGGGCTCCGCACCTTCGGCTGACCACGTCGTCCGTGGACGACAGGGTAGGCTCACTGCAGCGCCCGAACGGCACGATCCCGGCCCGACCGGGCCCCGCTCCTCTACGGTGTAGAAGAACGACCCAGACCACGATCACACGATCCAACAGATGCACGAGGTGACGGCAATGGCTTTGACGCCGGAAGACGTAGTCAACAAGCGGTTCCAGCCGACGAAGTTCCGCGAGGGATACGACCAAGACGAGGTCGACGACTTCCTCGACGAGGTCGTCGCCGAGCTGCGACGTCTCAACCAGGAGAACGACGAGCTGCGTCAGCGCCTCTCGTCCGGCGACTCCGCCCCCGTGGCGCAGGCCGCTCCCGTCTCGGCTCCGGTGGCCAGCGCGCCGGCTCCTGCGTCGGCACCGGCTCCCGCGTCGGCCCCCGAGGCCGTCGAGCCCGAGCCGGTCGTCGAGTCCGAGCCCGTCGTCGCGGCCCCCGCCGCCGTCGCGTCCGCTCCGGCCTACTCCGCTCCCGCGGTGTCCGAGGCCGACGAGACCAGCAGCACCAACAGCCTGCTGCAGCTCGCTCGCCGTCTGCACGAAGAACACGTCCGCGAGGGCGTCGAGAAGCGCGACCAGCTCATCGCCGAAGGCCACGCGACCGCGGCTCGTCTGGTGTCCGAGGGCGAGGCCCGCCAGCGTGAGGTCGTCGCCGAGGCCGAGACGAAGTCCCGCGACATCATCGGTGCCGCCGAGACCCAGCAGCGCGAGATCCTCGACCGCCTCAACACCGAGCGGTCGAGCGTCGAGCGTCGCATCGACGACCTGCGCTCGTTCGAGCGTGACTACCGCTCCAAGCTCAAGAGCTACATCGAGGGTCAGCTGCACGAGCTCGACGGCGAGGGCACCGGCGAGGCCGGTCGGCCCACTCCGGCCAGCGCCCAGGGCTTCGGCTCGAACTAAGGACTTGTCGAGCGACAAGCCCGCCACGAAGGCCAGCGTCCGCGTTCTCGCGACGCTGGCCTTCGTCGCTGTCGTGGCCTACGGCCTCGACCAGGGCACCAAACTGCTGGTCACCCGGACTCTCGTCGAAGGAGGTTCCGTCGACGTCGTCGGCGAGTTCTTCCAGTTGCACTTCGTCAAGAACCCCGGTGCCGCCTTCTCGTTCGCGAGCGGGTCGACGTGGATCTTCTCGATCGCCGCCGCCGGCGTCGCCGTCGCGATCCTGGTCGTGGCCCGACGCATCAGATCGCTGGCCTGGTCGATCATGCTGGGCATGCTGCTCGGCGGCACCCTCGGCAACCTGACGGACCGCCTGCTCCGAGAGCCGTCGTTCGGCCAGGGGCACGTGGTCGACTTCATCTACTTCCCCTCCCTGCTGCCGGCCATCTTCAACGTCGCCGACGTCTTCATCGTGTCCAGCATGGGATTGCTCCTCCTGCTCACGCTGCTGGGCATCGGGCTCGACGGCACGCGCACGCCGAGCACAGGCAAGTCGGCTCGACCGGCGGGCGACGGTCGCGACGGCGACCCTCAGGTGGCCGGCTCCACGGCCGTCAGCGACCCGGGCACGTCCGGTGACGAGCCCAGCGGTCCCGTCGACACGACGCCTCCTGCCGATCACCGGAGCGCCTCGTGAGCGAGACCCGCGCCCTCCCGGTCCCCGACGGGCTCGCCGGCGAACGTGTCGACGCCGCCCTGGCCAAGCTTCTCGGCTTCAGCCGGACCTTCGCGGCCGAGGTCGCCGCCTCGGGCGGGGTGACGGTCGACGGGCGCACGGTCGGCAAATCGGACCGGCTCGAGGCCGGTGCGTGGCTCGACGTCACATGGTCACCGCGTGAGGCACCGGCCGTGGTCGCCGTCGAGGTGCCCGGCATGGCGGTCGTCCACGACGACGACGAGATCGTGGTCGTCGACAAGCCGGTCGGAGTCGCAGCACACCCGTCGGTGGGCTGGACGGGACCGACGGTGCTCGGCGGACTCGCCGCCGCGGGCTTCACCGTGTCGACCTCGGGGGCGTCCGAGCGTGCCGGCATCGTGCACCGCCTCGACGTCGGAACGAGCGGCCTCATGGTCGTCGCCAAGACCGAGCGGGCCTACACCCTGCTCAAACAGGCCTTTCGCGAACGCACCGTCGAGAAGATCTACAACGCGGTCGTCCAGGGCCACCCCGACCCGTTGACCGGGACGATCGACGCACCCATCGGGCGGCATCCGTCGTCCGACTGGAAGTTCGCCGTGGTCGTCGACGGCAAGCCGTCGGTCACCCACTACGAGACCGTCGAGGCGTTCCCGTCGGCGTCGCTGCTCGAGATCCACCTCGAGACGGGTCGGACCCACCAGATCCGCGTCCACATGGCCGCCCAGCGACATCCGTGCGTCGGTGACGCGACCTACGGAGCCGACCC
It encodes the following:
- a CDS encoding cell division protein SepF, producing the protein MANPLRKTMVYLGLADEELEYDEQPHERAQPQQSPRPQAAAQAPAPVAPVHSAPAAAPAPTRAPVTPLRRSSTPKNTVPHDMNEILTVHPREYKDAQAIAESFRDGIPVIINLSQMTEADARRLVDFASGLSQGLYGKIERVTNKVFLLSPAHIAVSGDQAEVESDIEASFFAQS
- a CDS encoding YggT family protein — protein: MITYLIATIAYYALLIFFLLMWARFVLDLAQSFSRGWRPKGPVLVIAEVAYTVTDPPIRRVRKILPPVRLGSVALDFGWSIIMLAVIILMSVASGLRTFG
- a CDS encoding DivIVA domain-containing protein — encoded protein: MALTPEDVVNKRFQPTKFREGYDQDEVDDFLDEVVAELRRLNQENDELRQRLSSGDSAPVAQAAPVSAPVASAPAPASAPAPASAPEAVEPEPVVESEPVVAAPAAVASAPAYSAPAVSEADETSSTNSLLQLARRLHEEHVREGVEKRDQLIAEGHATAARLVSEGEARQREVVAEAETKSRDIIGAAETQQREILDRLNTERSSVERRIDDLRSFERDYRSKLKSYIEGQLHELDGEGTGEAGRPTPASAQGFGSN
- the lspA gene encoding signal peptidase II yields the protein MSSDKPATKASVRVLATLAFVAVVAYGLDQGTKLLVTRTLVEGGSVDVVGEFFQLHFVKNPGAAFSFASGSTWIFSIAAAGVAVAILVVARRIRSLAWSIMLGMLLGGTLGNLTDRLLREPSFGQGHVVDFIYFPSLLPAIFNVADVFIVSSMGLLLLLTLLGIGLDGTRTPSTGKSARPAGDGRDGDPQVAGSTAVSDPGTSGDEPSGPVDTTPPADHRSAS
- a CDS encoding RluA family pseudouridine synthase, with amino-acid sequence MSETRALPVPDGLAGERVDAALAKLLGFSRTFAAEVAASGGVTVDGRTVGKSDRLEAGAWLDVTWSPREAPAVVAVEVPGMAVVHDDDEIVVVDKPVGVAAHPSVGWTGPTVLGGLAAAGFTVSTSGASERAGIVHRLDVGTSGLMVVAKTERAYTLLKQAFRERTVEKIYNAVVQGHPDPLTGTIDAPIGRHPSSDWKFAVVVDGKPSVTHYETVEAFPSASLLEIHLETGRTHQIRVHMAAQRHPCVGDATYGADPTLSATLGLTRQWLHAVQLGFRHPGTGEPVVYRSTYPTDLQQALDVLRHG